TTTCAGCCCCTTTTCCGAAAATCCTCCGCCGTCGTCTGCTACAGTGAGCAGCAGCCCGCCGTCCGCCTCCCGCACCGTTACCGAGACAGACGTCTTTGCATAGCGCACCGCATTCGACAGCAGATTTTCCGATACCTGCTGAAAAATATCCGCATCCATAGAAAGCCGCGCGGATGCTGTCTGATACGCAAACTGAAACTCCTTCTGATACTGTGCGCAGAGCACGCCGGCGCTGTCCTTCAGCGTTCCCAGAAGGTCCGCCAGCGGCAGCTCCGCACAGATTGGCGCGCGGTCCTCCAGCCGCTGGAGGCTGCTCATGCCCGCGACGTAGCCCTCCAGTCTCTGAATATGCTTCTGCATCATTTCCGCCGTGCGCCGCTCCTGCCCGTCTTCTGCAAGCAGAAGTATCTCATTGCAGCCGCGCAGAACCGTCAGCGGCGTGCGCAGGTCGTGGGCGAACGCCGCATTCAGCCGTTTCCGCTCCTCCACCGCCCGCCACATTTCCTTCTGATTTTCCTCCAGCGCGGCGCGCATCTGCTCAAAGGCGCCGCAAAGAGCGCCCATCTCATCCGCACGGTCATATTCCACGGAAAAATCCAGATTATTTTCCGCTATCTTTCCGGACGCCTCTGTGAGCAGCGCCAGCGGACGCTTCAGCTTCCGACGATAAAAAAACAGCGCCGCCGCCAGCGTGCACGCCGCCGCATATACCGGCGTCAGAACCGCCGGCAGAAGCTCCAGCAGACCAAGCGCCCGCTTCGCCTCCTGCGGAAGCTCCATCTCCTGCTTGTAAACATAGGTGCTCTCGCCCAACCGCTGACCGTTTTCATCGACAAGATAATAGCGCTCCCGCTCATCCGGATATCTGGCATAGACAGCATCGATACCGCGCTGGCAGAGATTCTCCGTCAGCATAACGAGCAGCGCCGCCAGCAGCGCAAACAGAATGATATAGCAGGCGAGACTTTTCCGCAGCGACATATTCTGAAAGGTCCGTTTCAGCTTTTCCATTTATAACCGCACCCCCAGACTGTTTCGATATACTCCCTGTCCGTGACGGCGGACAGACGCGCCCGGATGCGGCGGATGTGCTCCGCGACCACGCTGCTGTCGCCCTCCCCGTCGTATCCCCACACCTTTTCATAAATCCGCTCTTTGTCAAACACCTGTCCCGCATTTGCGGACAGCAGCTCAATAATGGCAAATTCTTTTTTCGGAAATGCCAGCGTCTCTTTGTTTACAAACACCTTCCGCTGCGAATAGTCAATCGACAGTTCTTTATCAAACCGGACGCTTGCGCCGTTTATTCTGCGCGTCTCGCGCCGCAGATGCGCGGCGACCCGCGCCTCCAGCTCCGCCAGGGAAAACGGCTTTAAAATGTAATCGTCGCCGCCCGCCGCAAACCCCTGCACCCTGTCGCTCTCCTCGATGCGCGCCGTCAGAAACAGAATCGGGCAGGGCACAAAATCCCGGATGCGCCTGCACACCTCCATGCCGTCCAGCTCCGGCATGTTCACATCCAGCAGAATCATATCCGGCTGCTGCTCCGCCTTTTTCAGTGCCTCCGCCCCGTCTGTCGCCGTAAGTACAAAATAGCCGCGGCGCTCAAAAAAGCACCGCAGCATTTCCACAATATCCGGTTCATCGTCCACAATCAAAATCCTGTACACCGCAATCTCCCCTCTTTCAGAATCCTTCCGGCCTGTATGCTTTAATTGCATTCATTCTAACAGGATTTTTTCAACTTTTTATCAACAAATAACACTATATCATCCTATTAAAACTTCTTTTCCGCGAAAAGCAAAGCCATACTTTCGAATCCGTTCTTTCGGAATTCCTTTTGCTGTCAGGGATGCAGCATAGTTTTTGTCTTCAATCTGTTCCAATGCACATTTCACCGTATCTTCCAGATTTTTTTCCTTCTTCGGGCGGAACACTTTAAACTCCAGAATAATCGCATTATCCTGTATGTTTAACGGTTCTAATATGACATCATATCTTCCAAACCCGCTTTCCCGATTGGATGAAATCACATAACGTCCGGTCAGATCCACCATCAGCCCCAGCACAAATCCGTGATAAAATCGTTCCGGCTCTTCAACAGAGTTTTTTTGCCCTGTATCAAAATAGCTGAATGTTGCCATTGCCACCCGGTTCATATATTCATTCATCGCATCAATGTCGTCTGCCAGCAAAGCCCTGATAAAATTATTGTATCCCGGCTCTTCCTCTGAAAACCAGTCCCGAATCATATTCTGAAACATAATCCGTACTTCTTTATTCGTAAGCGCCAATTTATAATATTCTCTGCCAGAAGGCTCATCCAGAGTATACTGCACTACTTTCAGATAACCGCAGGCAAGCAAAAGGCTCCATATAGCGCTTTCTTTTGTAGAAAGCTGGCTAAATACAATTTGTTCATCGATCACGGTTTCTAATACGCCGCCTTTTAAAAGCTCCTCAAACTCCTGTTTCATTTCGGAACTTCCTTCCCGAATCAGCTTGTTCACCAGACTATTGCTGCTTGTATTCGCCCAGTACGTAGCGAATTTTCCTGTATCCAGATAATTAATAATAGACCACGGATTATAGATATCTGACAGCCCTCCGAATGTGAACCCATCATACCAGTCTTTTACATCCTGCTTTTTATCTGATAATCCATATTCTTCCAATGTTTCAAATACTTCACTCTCTGTAAATCCAAAGGCGCATTTATATTCGTCAGAGGTGGTGGTAACTACCTTCAGATTATTCAGGTCAGAAAATATCGATTCCTTACTAACCCTCGTAATTCCAGTCATAATCGCACGCTCTAAATATGGATTTGTCTTAAATGCAGAATTAAACAAACTTCTGGTAAATGCAGCCAGTTCCTCCCAGAATCCATTTACATAAGCTTCCTGCATCGGAGTATCATACTCATCCAACAAAATAATTACCTTTTTTCCATAATACCTGCAAAGATAATCTGACAGGACCTTCAATGATGAGGTTGCCGCATAATCTTCCATATCTACAGAGATTTCCTGTATAAATGCTTTTTCTTTCTTATTCAGCAAATCACTTTCCATTAAGAAATCGTATTTGTTATACACTTCTGTAATTGTCTGGCAGATTTTCTTTCTTGTTTCCAGAAAAGACGTTTCTTTGATTCCCGCAAAACTCAGGGAAATCACCGGATATGTCCCCTGTATCTTACGGAACTTTTCCAGTTTCCAGATATCCAGCCCTTCAAATAAATCCTCTCTGCCTGCATAGTTGACAGAAAAAAACTTCTCTGCCATACTCATATTCAACGTTTTTCCAAATCTTCTCGGACGGGTAATTAAAGTCACGCTGTCCCCGTTTTCCCACCATTCCCGGATAAAATCCGTTTTATCAATATAGAAATAGTCATTCTTTCTTACCGTTTCGAAATCCTGATGTCCAATCGCGACAGTCCTCGCCATACCGCTTCACCTTACCTTCTGTTCACTGGTCTTTTGCCAGTACACTTCTTCTTTTATTATATATGCCTCTCCTTTCCGTTACAAGGACAATCTGCGCAAAGCCGGATAGCAGCAGAAATTGCCTATAACAATAACTGCTGCCTTTTCATACATTACTTATCCATCTGTACCTTTGCTTTCAGGACTTCCTCATCTGTCACCTGCTTTACCTCTTTGATGCTGCCATCCTCATTCCGCTTTACCAGAACATAAATTTTATTATCGGCTGTCTCGGAGGTGTTGTTTACAGAAAGTCCGCCGTCCTCATCCAACAGGAAATAGATCGCCTGCCCATTCCAGAGCCAGCCGCCGCTGCTGCTTCTTGTAATGCCGGCTTTTTCATACTCCGCCGCTTTTTGCTTCTCCTCCTCCGTTTCTGTCCAGGAACCGTCTCCGTCCTCCTGCGCAACGGCTGTTTTTTCCGGTCCGTCCTGGGAATACGCGGTGCCGTTCTCTTCAGTCGTGCTTCCCGGTCTGTCCTGGGAATACGCGGTACCATTCTCTTCGGTCGTGCTTCCCGGTCTGTCCTGGGAATAAACGACATCGCTCTTTTCCGACTGCGCCGCATTTCCGGGCACACTATCCACTGCCAGCCCTTCGTCTGTGCTCCAGGTATACAGAACTCCTCTCTCCGGCTTTTCTTCTATAACGATATCATGATATGCCGCGTTTTCTCCGCCTTCGGATGCAGCTTCCTGTGAGCTATATACCCGGTTTTCGGACGCGGTTCCCGGTGTAACAGCATACACCTGTTTTTCCGCCAGCTCATCCTCGCGCGTGCGCTCGTCGTACTCCTCCTGCGTCGCGATTCTCACTCCTGTCAGCGTATAATCCTCATCCCGCACCGTGTAAAGGTCAATCTCGCCCTCCGGCATGTGAATCGCCTCATAGCAGTCGTCAATCTGCTCGTCAATCAGCCAGCGCACGGTTTTTCCCTCATATAGCAGACGGTCGTTTTCCGCATCATAGGATACCCCATACTTTTCCACATAAGCGACCGCCTCCTGCATGGAAGCTTTGTACCATGCCTCTGCCCGCCGGCGCTCCTCCTCCGTCTGCTGCGCCGCATCCACAGCAGAAGTTTGTCCGGCCGTTTCTCCTGCCGCTTGTCCAGTTGTTTCTTTGACTGCCTCTCTGGCCGTTTGTCCGGCTGTTTTCCCGCCTGCCTCCCCGGCAAAATAGTAGACGGAGCTTCCGTTGCCAAGGTCATACCCATATGTCATTGCTTGCGCGCTTCCCGCGGCACACGCCAGAGCCAGAATGCTCCCCGTCAGTAACATCACCATTTTTCTTTTCATACTGTGCATCTCCTTTACTGTTTTGTTTGTAACATTCCAGCCAGGCTGCCCTGCTGCTTTTCTGTTACATCAAAAGGATAGCACTGCTATTTGTAATCCATCTGGAGTTTATGTGTGATTTTCATGGAGCTGCGATTCTGTCTTTGCGGGGTATTCTGGCGGGCGCGCTCTGATCCGCTATTTCCGGGGCAGCCCGGCGGGCGCGCTCCGGGGACCGCACGCATCCAGTACGAAGAAGAAGCGCACGCCGTCCCGCGTATTCTCCGCGCCATACGCTCCGGCGTCTGCACCATGCATTTCCAGCGCCATTTTTACGATATAAAGTCCGAGACCGCTTCCGCCCATCTGACGGCTGCGCGACTGCTCCACACGATAAAAGGCTTCAAAAATATGCGGCAGGGCGTCCTCCGGGATATGGACGCCAGTATTTTCTATATTAAAAAAAACAAGCTGTCCCTTCTGATACAGATGTACACAAATCCGGTTTTCTTCGCCCGCCGGTGTATAGCGCAGTGCATTTGTCAGCAGATTGCGCAGTACCTTCTCCATCAGCGCGGCATTGACATCCACCCACAGATGCTCCGGAAGCTCCAGCGCCAGCCTCAGCTCCTTCGCCTCAAAAAGCTCTGTCAGCTCTGCGAGCTGCAGCCGGAGCTGCTCGGCGATATCCGTTCTGGAAACCGTAAAGGGCGTCGTCTCCATCCGGGATACCGTCAGCAGCTCCTGCACCATCTCCTCCATTTTTTCCGCCGTCTCCTGCGAGCGCCGCAGATAATATTCCCTGTCCCTGTATTCCCCGACGCCCTGCAGCATCCCGGTAAGATGTCCTTTTAAAATAGTAATCGGCGTTTTCAGCTCATGCGAGACCGCTGAAAAAAACGCCATCCGCTTTCTCTCCTGCTCCCGTTCCAGCTCGATGTCAGACTTTAAGCGGGCATTCGCCTGCTGCAGCTTCGAAAGGGCACCGGAAAGATTTTCCGCCAGTTCATTTAAGTCTGCGCCAAGCGCTCCGATTTCATCCCGGCGCTTTCCCGTATAAGTCCCGGAAAAATCCAGCTCTGCCATTTTCCGCGAAAGACGGCTTAAACGCACGACCGGCAGCGTAAGATAAAGCGACGCCGCCAGCGCAGATATCACCGCCATGCAGACCGCGACCGCAAAAATCCAGGGAAATATCTGCCGCAGAATCCCCATCGCCTGGTCGACCGGCTGCATACCGCCGGTGACAAGCATAGTATAGGGCTTTCCGCCGACTTCCAGGTCGTATTTCTTCACCGTCGTATCCGCCGCAACGCCGCTTGAAAGAGCCGTTCCCTCTTCCCACGCCGTCCCCACATCCGCAGACGCCTCCGCATCCGCAGGCGCTTCCCACACCGTCTCCATATCCGCAGACTCCTGCCCCGCCGCGGCGTCCTGTCCCAAAGCAGTATCTCCCTCTTCGGGCGCGTCCTTCCCGGAAGCAGTATCTTCCTCTTCGAGTGCGTCCTGTCCCAAAGCAATATCTTCCTCTTCGGGCGCGTCCTTCCCGGAAGCAGTATCTTCCTCTTCGGATGCGTCCTTCCCGGAAGCAGTATCTTCCGCAACTACCGTTTCCTCAACTTCTTCCACAACCGTATCATTTCCTGCAGAAACAGCGTCCCCAGCGGCATCCCCCGTCACATATTGTATCACAAAATCCTCTTCTGCGGCGCTGCCCTCCGCCACCGTCTCCTCCGCCAGCGACGCCCAGACATAGTAGCCATCCTCATCCAGAATCGTCACAGAAGCCTGTGAGTTCGCCTGGAACAGATCAATAGCAGT
This is a stretch of genomic DNA from Marvinbryantia formatexigens DSM 14469. It encodes these proteins:
- a CDS encoding sensor histidine kinase; its protein translation is MEKLKRTFQNMSLRKSLACYIILFALLAALLVMLTENLCQRGIDAVYARYPDERERYYLVDENGQRLGESTYVYKQEMELPQEAKRALGLLELLPAVLTPVYAAACTLAAALFFYRRKLKRPLALLTEASGKIAENNLDFSVEYDRADEMGALCGAFEQMRAALEENQKEMWRAVEERKRLNAAFAHDLRTPLTVLRGCNEILLLAEDGQERRTAEMMQKHIQRLEGYVAGMSSLQRLEDRAPICAELPLADLLGTLKDSAGVLCAQYQKEFQFAYQTASARLSMDADIFQQVSENLLSNAVRYAKTSVSVTVREADGGLLLTVADDGGGFSEKGLKNASEPYYSEQKKGGRASDGDSGNHFGLGLYICKVLCRQHGGWLKIENRDSGANVTAFFSEKMPKR
- a CDS encoding AAA family ATPase, with the protein product MARTVAIGHQDFETVRKNDYFYIDKTDFIREWWENGDSVTLITRPRRFGKTLNMSMAEKFFSVNYAGREDLFEGLDIWKLEKFRKIQGTYPVISLSFAGIKETSFLETRKKICQTITEVYNKYDFLMESDLLNKKEKAFIQEISVDMEDYAATSSLKVLSDYLCRYYGKKVIILLDEYDTPMQEAYVNGFWEELAAFTRSLFNSAFKTNPYLERAIMTGITRVSKESIFSDLNNLKVVTTTSDEYKCAFGFTESEVFETLEEYGLSDKKQDVKDWYDGFTFGGLSDIYNPWSIINYLDTGKFATYWANTSSNSLVNKLIREGSSEMKQEFEELLKGGVLETVIDEQIVFSQLSTKESAIWSLLLACGYLKVVQYTLDEPSGREYYKLALTNKEVRIMFQNMIRDWFSEEEPGYNNFIRALLADDIDAMNEYMNRVAMATFSYFDTGQKNSVEEPERFYHGFVLGLMVDLTGRYVISSNRESGFGRYDVILEPLNIQDNAIILEFKVFRPKKEKNLEDTVKCALEQIEDKNYAASLTAKGIPKERIRKYGFAFRGKEVLIG
- a CDS encoding sensor histidine kinase, producing MIKKIRTSLTIKIFLLVAALLLAASGVTYAAVARFLPTYYSNELEKSIDQLSQELVKTIESFSSIGDAITAIDLFQANSQASVTILDEDGYYVWASLAEETVAEGSAAEEDFVIQYVTGDAAGDAVSAGNDTVVEEVEETVVAEDTASGKDASEEEDTASGKDAPEEEDIALGQDALEEEDTASGKDAPEEGDTALGQDAAAGQESADMETVWEAPADAEASADVGTAWEEGTALSSGVAADTTVKKYDLEVGGKPYTMLVTGGMQPVDQAMGILRQIFPWIFAVAVCMAVISALAASLYLTLPVVRLSRLSRKMAELDFSGTYTGKRRDEIGALGADLNELAENLSGALSKLQQANARLKSDIELEREQERKRMAFFSAVSHELKTPITILKGHLTGMLQGVGEYRDREYYLRRSQETAEKMEEMVQELLTVSRMETTPFTVSRTDIAEQLRLQLAELTELFEAKELRLALELPEHLWVDVNAALMEKVLRNLLTNALRYTPAGEENRICVHLYQKGQLVFFNIENTGVHIPEDALPHIFEAFYRVEQSRSRQMGGSGLGLYIVKMALEMHGADAGAYGAENTRDGVRFFFVLDACGPRSAPAGLPRK
- a CDS encoding response regulator transcription factor, whose product is MQLKHTGRKDSERGEIAVYRILIVDDEPDIVEMLRCFFERRGYFVLTATDGAEALKKAEQQPDMILLDVNMPELDGMEVCRRIRDFVPCPILFLTARIEESDRVQGFAAGGDDYILKPFSLAELEARVAAHLRRETRRINGASVRFDKELSIDYSQRKVFVNKETLAFPKKEFAIIELLSANAGQVFDKERIYEKVWGYDGEGDSSVVAEHIRRIRARLSAVTDREYIETVWGCGYKWKS